A section of the Cryobacterium soli genome encodes:
- a CDS encoding HNH endonuclease signature motif containing protein, with amino-acid sequence MSSLAAIFAPDTVPEPARPVSETVPPALAAVPVLAEVRPSGPAGSLADVVAAVARWGSCSADYDALSDADALACQRDIARLSETVGTRQVWVAKTIAHRSRPELGQSGLAAQQGYLNPDGLIQKLTGSTKADARRLVDVGRMLADNEAAAARAAAAAAEDEAARRLLDELDGAGGTDGAGGTGDADGSGGDPESTRLDGLDGQDELDGRNGLDGVGIPAIDPAVLPWHHKISEAVTCGALSVAAAHAIRTGLGDIDTVVTGPVLATAVEELLRDARTLNVDQLLKRARRTRDSLDAAGIIVREQKAWDDRSLRVWTNPSGQVHLHGVFPPEQGAFVLSAYDSLTSPRRGGVRFVDPARAKWAQSVRDDPRSTEQIAADGFLALLKAGTEINPNRILGGRQPSVRIITHQTTPGEAPTRPTTATGADAPPATGNPASTANPAATENPGRTGTPSDTGTTAPAGSSAFTGTDTPTGTSTPTWTFSTAATPIPAPHLNGQARPDPLIPPGPTSHVNGQARPDPLIPPGSTSHVDGPARPDPVIPPGSGLLLLRRPDEILAPLPDLTAHGYLEGNPAPLSQPTLDRLICDSGSLPITFSTDNQPLDLGRDVRLFTPAQRIALAARDGGCRWGDCDKPPAFTETHHIDHWLRDHGSTDIRHGILLCNPHHRLLHNQGWQIFENQGRYWLRPPATIDPGQTLIDMPSKTPHQH; translated from the coding sequence ATGTCCAGCCTCGCAGCAATCTTCGCCCCCGACACCGTTCCGGAGCCCGCCCGTCCGGTCTCCGAGACGGTGCCGCCGGCGCTGGCTGCGGTGCCGGTTCTGGCCGAGGTGCGGCCTTCGGGCCCGGCGGGATCGCTGGCCGATGTGGTCGCCGCGGTGGCCCGCTGGGGGTCGTGCAGCGCAGATTATGACGCCCTGTCGGATGCGGATGCTCTCGCGTGCCAACGCGACATCGCCCGGCTCTCGGAGACGGTCGGTACCCGGCAGGTGTGGGTGGCGAAGACCATCGCGCACCGGTCCCGGCCGGAGTTGGGCCAGTCCGGGTTGGCAGCGCAGCAGGGGTATCTGAACCCGGACGGGTTGATCCAAAAGCTCACCGGGTCGACCAAGGCCGACGCGCGCCGGCTCGTGGACGTGGGCCGGATGCTCGCCGACAACGAGGCCGCCGCTGCGCGAGCTGCGGCCGCAGCTGCTGAGGATGAAGCCGCCCGCAGACTCCTCGACGAGCTCGACGGTGCTGGCGGGACGGACGGTGCTGGCGGTACTGGCGATGCTGATGGCTCCGGCGGGGACCCGGAGTCGACGCGGCTTGACGGCCTCGACGGCCAGGACGAACTCGACGGCCGGAACGGGCTGGACGGGGTGGGCATTCCGGCGATTGATCCGGCGGTGCTGCCGTGGCACCACAAGATCTCCGAGGCCGTGACCTGCGGGGCGTTGTCTGTGGCGGCCGCCCACGCGATCCGCACCGGGCTCGGTGACATCGATACCGTCGTGACGGGGCCGGTCCTCGCGACCGCCGTCGAGGAGTTGCTCCGGGATGCCCGAACCCTGAACGTGGATCAGTTGCTCAAAAGGGCCCGCCGCACCCGGGACTCCCTCGACGCGGCCGGGATCATCGTGCGAGAACAAAAAGCGTGGGACGACCGCTCCCTGCGCGTGTGGACGAACCCGTCCGGCCAGGTGCACCTGCACGGGGTGTTCCCGCCCGAGCAGGGCGCGTTCGTCCTCTCCGCCTACGACAGCCTCACCAGTCCCCGCCGTGGCGGGGTGCGCTTTGTCGACCCGGCCCGCGCGAAGTGGGCCCAAAGCGTGCGCGATGACCCGCGCAGCACGGAGCAGATCGCCGCGGACGGTTTCCTCGCCCTCCTCAAAGCCGGCACCGAGATCAACCCCAACCGCATCCTCGGCGGCCGGCAGCCCTCCGTCCGCATCATCACCCACCAGACCACCCCCGGAGAGGCGCCCACGCGCCCCACGACCGCGACCGGCGCGGATGCTCCTCCCGCCACCGGGAACCCCGCCAGCACCGCGAATCCTGCCGCCACCGAGAACCCCGGCCGCACCGGCACCCCTTCCGACACCGGAACCACTGCCCCCGCGGGGAGTTCAGCCTTCACCGGGACGGATACCCCCACCGGCACTTCAACACCCACGTGGACCTTCTCCACCGCAGCAACACCGATCCCGGCACCCCACCTGAACGGCCAAGCGCGGCCCGACCCGCTCATCCCGCCGGGCCCGACGTCCCACGTCAACGGCCAAGCTCGGCCCGACCCGCTCATCCCGCCGGGCTCGACGTCCCACGTCGACGGCCCGGCCCGGCCTGACCCGGTGATCCCGCCGGGGTCGGGACTCCTGCTGCTGCGGCGACCGGATGAGATCCTCGCACCCCTGCCCGACCTCACCGCGCACGGTTACCTCGAGGGCAACCCCGCGCCCCTGTCCCAACCCACCCTCGACCGGCTCATCTGCGACAGCGGCAGCCTGCCCATCACCTTCAGCACCGACAACCAACCCCTCGACCTCGGCCGAGACGTGCGCCTCTTCACCCCCGCCCAACGCATCGCCCTCGCCGCCCGCGACGGCGGCTGTCGCTGGGGCGACTGCGACAAACCACCCGCCTTCACCGAAACCCACCACATCGACCACTGGCTCCGCGACCACGGCAGCACCGACATCCGCCACGGCATCCTGCTCTGCAACCCCCACCACAGACTCCTGCACAACCAAGGCTGGCAAATCTTCGAAAACCAAGGCCGCTACTGGCTCCGCCCACCCGCCACCATCGACCCCGGACAAACCCTCATCGACATGCCCAGCAAAACACCCCACCAACACTGA
- a CDS encoding TOMM precursor leader peptide-binding protein: MILRLDPRYPLVWRTPDTIQLGVDRPLAIVPGVTAPLEGVIAALRGGVPLSGALMLGRQAGATDEATSALLSALGPALVRGSAVHVSGTGDTAADAGAAADGSPGIGDAADGSLPGSAEPGPDGSTRPGTASGGMTAGRALAGHRPVVCVDGAGATADRIRSLLSELSITVVTTEVLAATGAVPPPRLPDLAVIVDHFVLAPERHGRWLRRDIPHLPVLFSDAEVRVGPLVEPGAGPCLTCLELDRVDEDPAWPAIACQLLHRTAPTETPRLGIEAAATVAGIVHERLFAASNEFAAASLAIDAISLSVRRRAHRPHARCGCRFLPENVIVLAGNAAGFRPRTN; this comes from the coding sequence ATGATTCTTCGACTCGACCCGCGGTATCCGCTCGTCTGGCGCACTCCGGACACCATCCAGCTGGGCGTCGACCGGCCGCTGGCGATCGTTCCGGGGGTGACGGCACCGCTGGAGGGCGTCATCGCGGCACTCCGGGGCGGCGTACCCCTGTCGGGCGCGCTGATGCTCGGGCGGCAGGCCGGCGCAACCGATGAGGCGACCTCCGCCCTGCTGAGCGCCCTGGGTCCCGCCCTGGTGCGAGGTTCGGCCGTTCACGTGTCCGGAACGGGCGACACGGCGGCGGACGCCGGCGCCGCGGCAGACGGTTCGCCGGGGATAGGTGATGCCGCGGATGGCTCCCTGCCGGGCTCCGCCGAGCCCGGGCCCGACGGCAGCACCCGGCCCGGTACCGCTTCCGGCGGCATGACGGCCGGCCGGGCCCTGGCTGGCCACCGCCCGGTCGTGTGCGTCGACGGCGCCGGCGCCACGGCCGACCGCATCCGCAGCCTGCTGAGTGAGCTGAGCATCACCGTGGTGACGACCGAGGTCCTCGCCGCAACCGGTGCTGTCCCTCCCCCGCGACTGCCCGACCTGGCGGTGATCGTCGACCACTTCGTGTTGGCTCCCGAGCGGCACGGCCGCTGGCTGCGCCGGGACATTCCTCATCTGCCGGTGTTGTTCAGCGACGCCGAGGTGCGCGTCGGGCCGCTCGTGGAGCCAGGCGCCGGCCCCTGCCTGACCTGCCTGGAGCTGGACCGGGTCGACGAGGATCCGGCCTGGCCCGCCATCGCCTGCCAGCTGCTCCACCGGACGGCACCCACCGAGACGCCGCGGCTCGGTATCGAGGCCGCCGCCACGGTGGCCGGCATCGTGCACGAGCGACTGTTCGCGGCCTCGAACGAGTTCGCCGCCGCGTCGCTGGCGATCGACGCGATCAGCCTGTCGGTCAGGCGCCGCGCGCACCGGCCGCACGCGCGGTGCGGATGCCGATTTCTGCCAGAAAACGTGATCGTTCTCGCGGGGAACGCTGCTGGCTTCCGGCCACGGACCAACTGA
- a CDS encoding DUF6804 family protein — protein MGTPAEPTYTRSALAPGLLGAIALLAGLALLDVDSFVIIRYVVSILALIICVFVIQAKSWWWLIGLVPIAVLWNPIVIIELHGQGWVSAQFIAALVFIIVGIRTKVPTAVHR, from the coding sequence ATGGGCACTCCGGCTGAACCTACCTATACCCGCTCGGCCCTGGCGCCCGGGCTACTCGGCGCCATCGCCCTCCTGGCCGGGCTCGCTCTGCTCGATGTCGACAGTTTTGTCATCATCCGCTACGTCGTCAGCATCCTGGCCCTCATCATCTGCGTCTTCGTGATCCAGGCGAAGTCCTGGTGGTGGCTCATCGGCCTGGTGCCCATTGCTGTGCTGTGGAACCCGATCGTGATCATCGAGCTGCACGGTCAGGGTTGGGTGTCCGCCCAGTTCATCGCCGCCCTGGTCTTCATAATCGTCGGCATTCGTACTAAGGTCCCGACTGCGGTGCACCGCTGA
- a CDS encoding DUF2207 family protein: MRRPARRLLSTFLAATALAGAVGLTGLTGVNAAAADSASVAAAQLDPGSVSVLPVAQIQPTGVDDFSFVSLHADYQLGRDSEGHSTLATTETFVARFPDTDQNRGIRREIPTHYQGQPTGLTIDSITDETGQQRDTATETISDDTGAEYVSVTIAADDYVHGDQTYVINYHQTYVTFSPDDTADQEFYWEVNGTGWAQPFGAVSATVHVAPDLVPQLTGQTACYQGGSASGTECDALDSVAVGDGWVVDAEARNLGPHEGLAVAVGFDDGTFVPRDDSFTANPFPTIALLASIAALIAAAIAVVLRTTRWRNQPGRPTIIAEYLPPAGVNLLQSGDVLGARASGKAMTAQFLQFAVRGNLRVLEGDGKNHYLLELRSREGLDATESTVLNALFPSNRPIGSVRDLKKKSTTLGTALQKVRRTARKRMLTDGLREKKGGAVRRWLIALAIVAGVVAVVVSIITFATEVAGAWPLFFLVGGLAAAIVTLAVVGDVRPLTASGAELRDYLKGVTVYISLAEADRLRVLQSPLGALRTPYRPDGAGTVSTEPVQVLKLHERLLPYAVLTGEEKQWSKVLGDYYDGTRAQPDWYVGTAPFNAAYFATGVAAFATSTSSAWSGSASSSSSSGSGGGGSVGGGGGGGGGGGV, from the coding sequence ATGCGCAGACCTGCACGTCGCCTTCTCAGCACTTTTCTCGCCGCTACCGCTCTTGCTGGAGCCGTGGGGCTGACCGGACTCACCGGTGTCAACGCCGCCGCCGCCGACTCGGCCTCTGTTGCCGCCGCTCAGCTCGACCCTGGCTCCGTCTCGGTGCTCCCCGTCGCGCAGATCCAGCCGACGGGCGTCGATGACTTCAGCTTCGTGTCCCTGCACGCCGACTATCAGCTCGGCCGTGACTCCGAAGGCCACTCCACCCTGGCCACCACCGAGACGTTCGTTGCCCGGTTCCCCGACACCGACCAGAATCGCGGCATCCGGCGGGAGATCCCCACGCACTACCAAGGCCAGCCCACCGGGCTGACCATCGACAGCATCACCGACGAGACCGGCCAGCAGCGCGACACCGCCACGGAGACCATCTCCGACGACACCGGGGCCGAATATGTCAGCGTCACCATCGCGGCCGACGACTACGTGCACGGCGACCAGACCTACGTGATCAACTACCACCAGACCTACGTCACGTTTTCTCCCGATGACACCGCCGACCAGGAGTTCTACTGGGAGGTCAACGGCACCGGCTGGGCCCAACCGTTCGGCGCGGTCTCGGCCACCGTGCATGTGGCGCCAGACCTGGTGCCTCAGCTCACCGGCCAGACGGCGTGCTACCAGGGCGGATCGGCATCCGGCACCGAGTGCGATGCCCTCGACAGCGTCGCCGTGGGCGACGGCTGGGTCGTCGACGCCGAGGCGCGCAACCTGGGCCCGCACGAGGGACTCGCCGTGGCAGTCGGGTTCGATGACGGCACCTTCGTGCCCCGCGACGACTCCTTCACGGCCAACCCCTTTCCCACCATCGCCCTCCTCGCCAGCATTGCCGCGCTCATCGCCGCCGCGATCGCGGTTGTGCTGCGCACCACCCGGTGGCGCAACCAGCCGGGGCGACCCACCATCATCGCCGAGTACCTGCCACCGGCCGGGGTGAACCTGCTGCAGTCCGGGGACGTCCTCGGTGCCCGCGCCTCAGGCAAGGCCATGACCGCCCAGTTCCTGCAGTTCGCCGTGCGCGGCAACCTGCGGGTGCTCGAGGGTGACGGTAAGAACCACTACTTGCTCGAGCTTCGCAGCCGTGAGGGTCTCGACGCCACCGAGAGCACCGTGCTCAACGCCCTGTTCCCCTCGAACCGGCCCATCGGTTCGGTGCGCGACCTGAAGAAGAAAAGCACCACGCTCGGCACCGCCCTGCAGAAGGTGCGCCGAACGGCACGCAAACGGATGCTTACCGACGGCCTCCGGGAGAAGAAGGGCGGGGCCGTCCGCCGCTGGCTCATCGCCCTGGCGATCGTCGCCGGTGTCGTGGCCGTCGTGGTGAGCATCATCACCTTCGCCACCGAGGTCGCCGGCGCGTGGCCGCTCTTTTTCCTGGTCGGTGGGCTGGCCGCCGCGATTGTTACGCTTGCCGTAGTCGGCGACGTGCGACCGCTCACCGCGAGCGGCGCGGAACTCCGCGACTACCTGAAGGGCGTCACAGTGTATATCTCGCTGGCTGAAGCAGACCGGCTCCGGGTGCTGCAAAGCCCCCTGGGCGCGCTGCGCACGCCATACCGACCGGATGGTGCCGGCACCGTCTCGACCGAGCCCGTGCAGGTGCTCAAGCTCCACGAACGGCTGCTGCCCTACGCGGTCCTCACGGGCGAGGAAAAGCAGTGGTCGAAGGTTCTCGGCGACTACTACGACGGGACGCGCGCACAGCCGGACTGGTACGTCGGCACGGCTCCGTTCAACGCCGCCTACTTCGCGACGGGTGTCGCCGCGTTCGCCACGTCCACGTCGTCGGCCTGGTCGGGCAGCGCCTCGAGTTCGTCCAGCTCCGGTTCCGGCGGGGGCGGTTCCGTCGGCGGCGGCGGCGGCGGCGGCGGGGGAGGGGGCGTCTGA
- a CDS encoding SDR family oxidoreductase codes for MTERTTSPRRVLVTGATGYIGGRLVPRLLEAGHDVRVLVRSPQKLTDVPWAKDVDIVEGDLGNAESLAAASTDIDVFYYLVHSMGAKGDFEQTEREAARNVATAAAAAGVSRIVYLGGLHPDTDTLSPHLRSRAEVGRILLASGVPTVAFQAGVVIGSGSTSFEMIRHLTDVLPYMPAPKWVRNFIQPIAVRDVLYYLLAAADVPAEVNRTFDIGGPDVLRYGQMMNGYALEAGLHQRPIAALPVLTPWLASQWVNLVTPIPRSLAIPIIASLQYDCVMHEHDIDAVIPPPAGGLTTYRRAVRLALGRMRDGDVETSWQNAATEGASSNPLPSDPDWAGHLVYTDLKEKKTSAKPADLWRVIESIGGENGWYSFPLAWAVRGWMDKLVGGVGLRRGRRHPDRLQTGDVLDFWRVERIDRGSFLRLRAEMLVPGRAWLEMRAEPTADGGSIYRQRAVFFPRGLGGRLYWFSILPFHGVIFSGMANRITAAAESEAATVHAETAEADSAGALSATGAPPESPETAEAAALT; via the coding sequence ATGACAGAGCGAACAACTTCTCCGCGGCGAGTCCTCGTTACCGGTGCCACCGGATACATCGGTGGCCGGCTGGTTCCCCGGCTCCTCGAGGCAGGGCACGACGTGCGAGTTCTCGTGCGTTCCCCGCAAAAGCTCACCGATGTGCCATGGGCCAAGGACGTCGACATCGTCGAGGGAGACCTGGGCAACGCAGAATCGCTGGCCGCGGCGAGCACGGACATCGACGTGTTCTACTACCTCGTGCACTCGATGGGAGCCAAGGGCGACTTCGAGCAGACCGAGCGCGAGGCCGCCCGGAACGTCGCCACGGCCGCTGCCGCAGCCGGGGTCTCCCGCATCGTGTACCTCGGTGGACTGCACCCGGACACCGACACCTTGTCGCCGCACTTGCGATCCCGCGCCGAGGTCGGCCGTATCCTGCTGGCGTCCGGCGTGCCCACCGTGGCGTTCCAGGCGGGCGTGGTGATCGGGTCCGGCTCCACCTCGTTCGAGATGATCCGACACCTCACCGATGTGCTCCCGTACATGCCCGCGCCCAAGTGGGTGCGCAACTTCATCCAGCCGATCGCCGTGCGCGATGTGCTGTACTACCTGCTCGCGGCGGCCGACGTGCCCGCCGAGGTGAACCGCACCTTCGACATCGGTGGGCCGGACGTGCTGCGCTACGGCCAGATGATGAACGGCTACGCCCTCGAGGCGGGCCTGCACCAGCGTCCCATCGCCGCGCTCCCGGTGCTCACGCCGTGGCTGGCCTCGCAGTGGGTCAACCTGGTCACCCCCATCCCCAGGAGCCTGGCCATCCCCATCATCGCCTCGCTTCAGTACGACTGCGTGATGCACGAGCACGACATCGATGCGGTGATCCCGCCGCCCGCCGGCGGCCTCACCACGTATCGCCGGGCCGTTCGCCTGGCGCTCGGCCGCATGCGTGACGGCGACGTGGAGACCAGCTGGCAGAACGCGGCCACCGAGGGCGCGTCGAGCAACCCCCTGCCCAGCGACCCCGATTGGGCCGGCCACCTCGTCTACACCGACCTCAAGGAGAAGAAGACGTCGGCCAAGCCGGCCGACCTGTGGCGTGTCATCGAGAGCATCGGGGGCGAGAACGGATGGTATTCCTTCCCGCTGGCCTGGGCCGTGCGCGGCTGGATGGACAAGCTGGTCGGGGGAGTAGGGCTGCGACGCGGCCGGCGTCACCCCGATCGTCTGCAGACCGGTGACGTGCTCGACTTCTGGCGCGTGGAACGCATCGACCGGGGCAGCTTCCTGCGCCTGCGGGCGGAGATGCTCGTTCCCGGACGTGCCTGGCTCGAGATGCGGGCAGAACCCACGGCTGACGGCGGCTCGATCTACCGGCAGCGCGCCGTGTTCTTCCCGCGCGGCTTGGGCGGCCGGCTGTACTGGTTCTCGATCCTGCCCTTCCACGGCGTGATCTTCAGCGGCATGGCAAACCGCATCACGGCCGCAGCCGAGTCCGAGGCCGCAACCGTGCACGCGGAGACCGCCGAGGCTGACTCCGCTGGTGCCCTTTCCGCCACCGGTGCGCCGCCGGAAAGCCCGGAGACCGCCGAGGCCGCCGCCCTGACGTAG
- a CDS encoding GDSL-type esterase/lipase family protein, translated as MSGVVVFVGDGLSAGARWEERFGEFEVHNLGVCGDTTDEVIARLDAVVEIDPDAVVLQVGTNDVGWHRSDEYIVRNIETILCTLRKKLPGTRLLIQSVPPREHDAVHVIRSINRHLRQFAPTVKARYLDLWPALADAEGALSAEWSTDSLHLTEAGYVVWLAELRPVLIDMLEHPATLPISTQPA; from the coding sequence ATGTCCGGAGTGGTGGTATTCGTTGGCGATGGTCTCAGCGCCGGCGCCCGCTGGGAAGAACGCTTCGGCGAGTTCGAGGTCCATAATCTCGGAGTGTGCGGCGACACGACGGATGAAGTGATCGCCCGGCTCGACGCCGTCGTCGAGATCGACCCCGATGCCGTCGTGCTACAGGTGGGGACGAACGACGTCGGCTGGCATCGCTCCGACGAGTACATCGTGCGCAACATCGAGACCATCCTGTGCACTCTGCGCAAGAAGCTTCCGGGCACCAGGCTGCTCATCCAATCCGTGCCACCGCGCGAGCACGACGCCGTTCACGTGATCCGATCCATCAACCGCCACCTGCGCCAGTTCGCTCCCACGGTCAAGGCCCGCTACCTCGACCTCTGGCCGGCGCTGGCGGATGCCGAGGGCGCACTGAGTGCCGAATGGTCCACCGACAGCCTGCACCTCACCGAAGCCGGATACGTCGTGTGGCTCGCTGAGCTCCGGCCGGTGCTCATCGACATGCTCGAGCACCCGGCTACCCTGCCCATCAGCACACAGCCCGCCTGA